The Clostridium septicum genome contains a region encoding:
- the pflA gene encoding pyruvate formate-lyase-activating protein: protein MLKGRIHSIESMGLVDGPGIRVVVFMQGCALRCLYCHNPDTWKEEGGEEYTPQELVNKIERFKNYFKSSGGGVTFSGGDPLRQPEFLLEALKLCKETGIHTCLDTSGVGYGNYDEILKYTDLVLYDVKHLTEEGYKDMTGINMAETKKFLDACQRLGTKIWIRQVVVPGKTDSLEYMLKLKDFVNTLRNVEKVELLPYHLLGVNKYENLGLKYRLEGVPAMDKDKCKEFKELFI from the coding sequence ATGCTTAAGGGAAGAATACATTCAATAGAAAGTATGGGATTGGTAGATGGACCAGGTATAAGAGTTGTGGTGTTTATGCAAGGATGTGCGTTAAGATGTCTTTATTGCCATAATCCAGATACATGGAAAGAAGAGGGAGGGGAAGAATATACTCCACAAGAATTAGTAAATAAAATTGAAAGATTTAAAAATTACTTTAAATCATCTGGAGGTGGAGTTACATTTTCAGGTGGAGATCCTTTAAGACAACCAGAATTTTTATTAGAGGCATTAAAACTATGTAAGGAAACAGGAATACATACCTGCTTAGATACATCAGGTGTGGGATATGGTAATTATGATGAGATACTAAAATATACTGATTTAGTATTATATGATGTTAAGCATTTAACTGAAGAAGGTTATAAGGATATGACTGGTATAAACATGGCTGAGACTAAAAAATTCTTAGATGCATGTCAAAGATTAGGTACAAAGATTTGGATAAGGCAGGTAGTTGTACCAGGCAAAACGGACTCTTTAGAGTATATGTTAAAGCTTAAGGATTTTGTAAATACATTGAGAAATGTAGAAAAAGTAGAATTATTACCATATCATTTATTAGGAGTTAATAAATATGAAAATCTAGGATTAAAATATAGACTAGAGGGTGTTCCCGCAATGGATAAGGATAAATGCAAGGAATTTAAGGAACTATTTATTTAA
- a CDS encoding AI-2E family transporter: MFKNIKHKDLVIAIVMAIIIGIVGYKIIDNYRYFFNILGRLLSLCVPFIYGLVIAYILNPLVKLLERRFKLKKGIAILSTYALIISIFTLIAFYWIPSVVESAIDLTKDIPSYILSMQNWINDVLSNQNIKDIIVSTGTMDTVNGIISQVGAFTVSLLEGSFSYVFSISSNLLKFVLGIMISVYVLVDKERLLKGTKRILFIILKEEKSKKFIEFIRIYHHMIGTYIGIKAIDSSIIGFMAFILLNLVKSEYALLLAFIVGLTNMIPYFGPFIGEAVGFLFNIFVSPTKAFTVFLVLLSLQLFDGWYLDPKLIGGKVGVRPVFIILGVVVGGGFFGPIGMLLASPTVATVKFYINRLMDRNKELVDIADKA, translated from the coding sequence GTGTTTAAAAATATAAAACATAAAGATTTAGTAATAGCAATTGTTATGGCCATTATAATAGGGATTGTTGGGTATAAAATTATAGATAATTATAGATACTTTTTTAATATATTAGGTAGATTATTATCATTATGTGTACCATTTATTTATGGGCTTGTCATAGCATATATACTAAACCCTTTAGTAAAGTTGTTAGAAAGAAGGTTTAAACTTAAAAAGGGTATTGCTATATTGTCAACTTATGCATTGATAATAAGTATTTTTACATTAATAGCCTTTTATTGGATACCTAGTGTTGTAGAAAGTGCTATAGATCTTACGAAAGATATTCCAAGTTATATTTTATCAATGCAAAATTGGATAAATGATGTATTAAGTAATCAGAACATAAAAGATATTATAGTTTCTACAGGTACTATGGATACTGTTAATGGAATAATTTCACAAGTTGGAGCTTTTACAGTAAGTTTATTGGAAGGATCATTTTCATATGTATTTTCAATATCAAGTAACTTACTTAAATTTGTACTTGGAATAATGATATCAGTATATGTGTTAGTAGATAAAGAGAGATTACTAAAAGGTACTAAGAGAATCTTGTTTATAATATTAAAGGAGGAAAAATCTAAAAAATTTATAGAGTTTATAAGAATTTATCATCATATGATAGGAACTTATATAGGGATAAAAGCTATAGATTCCTCTATTATAGGCTTTATGGCCTTTATATTACTAAATTTAGTTAAGTCAGAATATGCATTGCTTCTAGCTTTTATAGTTGGATTAACTAATATGATTCCTTATTTTGGGCCTTTTATTGGAGAGGCAGTAGGATTCTTATTTAATATATTTGTATCTCCAACAAAAGCATTTACTGTATTTTTAGTACTTTTATCACTTCAATTATTTGATGGTTGGTACCTTGATCCTAAACTAATAGGTGGTAAAGTAGGAGTTAGACCAGTTTTTATAATACTAGGAGTTGTGGTTGGTGGAGGTTTCTTCGGACCTATAGGAATGCTTTTAGCTTCTCCTACAGTTGCTACAGTGAAATTTTACATAAATAGATTAATGGATAGAAATAAAGAATTAGTAGATATAGCAGATAAAGCATAA
- a CDS encoding Ppx/GppA phosphatase family protein produces the protein MNRVGVIDIGPSSVRLMLTEVEEGGYFKIIDELKTSIRLCDDLVNDCSICKDKINSIISTLRSYKSLCTISGVTKIFAVATESFRTADNKDLLISLIKKELDIEVNVLSCKDEIYLNYLGVTKSIYVENSLMVEVAGTATHIAWIKDHKIIRSSTLPFGSVNLTFKHNLNDRVLPNSIDNALNIIKSSLNAIEWFKEAKFDSVIGVAEIVRNLGKIDRVRKRYPFDIPHNYELTDIDVQEIFNIVKSKDFKQRQKIEGLDFELADIIVGGTAIFCSIVKIANASNVIISGRGLREGIMYDYLEKTYNLDNDILDYSINGILDTLNINKCHAKHVFDITSKLFDSLRPLHNLGEKYYHIVKTASMLHDCGISINYYDHHKHSFYVILHSYINGLSHKELLMSAAIAASHRFNSYKLPLPPFATIINQLDLKCIAQIGVLLKISEGLDRSLVGAIKDINVEFDSNEVKLTVWSDIDVELEIRQALRASSRFKEVYNRDLIIIKG, from the coding sequence ATGAATAGAGTTGGTGTTATTGATATTGGTCCAAGTTCTGTAAGGTTAATGTTAACAGAAGTTGAAGAAGGCGGATATTTTAAAATTATAGATGAACTTAAAACCTCTATAAGATTATGCGATGATTTAGTTAATGATTGTTCAATATGTAAGGATAAAATTAATTCAATCATTTCTACTCTTCGCTCTTATAAATCATTATGTACTATATCTGGAGTTACTAAAATTTTTGCTGTTGCTACTGAATCCTTTAGAACTGCAGACAACAAGGATTTACTAATATCTCTTATAAAAAAAGAATTAGATATTGAGGTTAATGTTCTTAGTTGCAAAGATGAGATATATCTAAATTATCTTGGGGTAACTAAAAGTATCTATGTTGAAAATTCTTTAATGGTAGAAGTTGCAGGCACAGCAACCCATATAGCCTGGATAAAAGATCATAAAATAATAAGAAGTTCCACTTTACCTTTTGGTAGTGTAAACTTAACATTTAAACACAACTTAAATGACAGAGTTTTACCAAATAGTATAGATAATGCACTTAATATTATAAAATCTAGTTTAAATGCAATTGAATGGTTTAAAGAAGCTAAATTTGATTCTGTAATAGGCGTTGCTGAAATAGTTAGAAATTTAGGTAAAATTGATAGGGTAAGAAAACGCTACCCTTTTGATATCCCTCACAACTATGAATTAACAGATATAGATGTGCAAGAAATCTTTAATATAGTAAAATCAAAAGATTTTAAACAAAGACAAAAAATTGAAGGTCTTGATTTTGAATTAGCTGACATTATTGTTGGTGGTACAGCTATATTTTGTTCTATAGTAAAAATTGCCAATGCAAGTAATGTAATAATTTCAGGACGTGGCTTAAGAGAAGGTATAATGTATGATTATTTAGAAAAAACTTATAATCTAGATAACGATATTTTAGATTATAGTATTAATGGTATATTAGATACATTAAACATTAATAAATGTCATGCTAAACATGTTTTTGATATTACATCAAAACTTTTTGATTCACTAAGACCACTTCATAATTTAGGAGAAAAATATTACCACATAGTAAAAACTGCTTCTATGCTACATGATTGTGGTATTAGTATAAATTACTATGATCACCATAAACATTCTTTTTATGTAATATTACACTCTTATATAAATGGCTTAAGCCATAAAGAGCTTTTAATGAGTGCTGCAATTGCTGCATCTCATAGATTTAATAGCTATAAACTTCCATTACCACCTTTTGCAACTATTATAAATCAACTTGATTTAAAATGTATAGCTCAAATAGGAGTACTTCTAAAAATTTCTGAAGGCCTTGATAGAAGCTTGGTTGGTGCTATTAAAGATATAAATGTTGAATTTGACTCTAATGAAGTTAAATTAACTGTATGGTCTGACATAGATGTTGAACTTGAAATACGTCAAGCTCTAAGGGCATCTAGCAGATTTAAAGAAGTATATAATAGAGATCTTATTATAATAAAAGGTTAA
- a CDS encoding LCP family protein: protein MSENNTSSEMKNTNKKKTSKKKKSLIILLSIIAVIAILSATVVGYYYKLRNQVYTKYTPEPTAGTDYKEVDGVTNVLLIGTDGRTLDEAARSDTIMIATLDNNNKVIKLTSIMRDTLVNIPGYGEGKINAAFAVGAVEGGAQGGAKLLIETIRETFKIDLKKYIIVNFWGFESIIDEIGGIEADIKDYEIEELNNYIGETTETESALIEKTGVQKLNGAQALSYSRIRKVGNGSYERTERQRKVLTQIATKLKDVSPLRYVSIANSIAKHVNTNIDIPEALDLAYTIYKLPDLKIEQLQMPQTELIVRDGEFKNLGWVLLIDKEQNSKVLHDFIFENKLPDSKEYDYYAIESLKSTYDAEHERYTSLYGTVSEENNDKNLDDDLPLIREPKPETNTNTNTDSGNNTDKNPPVTEQEKPSEKPPTTEGNKPQITPPTTEGNKPQITPPTTEENPSVSENEKPSSSGVENSRNAVTKVNR, encoded by the coding sequence ATGAGTGAAAATAATACAAGCAGTGAAATGAAAAATACTAATAAGAAAAAGACGAGTAAGAAAAAAAAATCATTAATTATATTATTAAGCATAATTGCAGTAATAGCCATACTTTCAGCTACTGTAGTTGGATATTATTATAAACTTAGAAATCAAGTTTATACAAAATATACTCCAGAGCCAACAGCGGGAACTGATTATAAAGAAGTCGATGGGGTAACAAATGTATTATTAATTGGAACAGATGGAAGAACATTAGATGAGGCAGCTAGATCAGATACCATTATGATTGCCACTTTAGATAATAATAATAAAGTTATAAAATTAACATCTATAATGAGAGATACTTTAGTTAATATACCGGGATATGGTGAAGGGAAAATAAATGCAGCATTTGCTGTAGGAGCTGTAGAAGGTGGAGCTCAAGGTGGAGCTAAGCTTTTAATAGAAACTATAAGAGAAACTTTTAAAATAGATCTTAAAAAATATATAATTGTTAACTTCTGGGGATTCGAATCTATAATAGATGAAATAGGTGGAATAGAAGCAGATATAAAAGATTATGAAATAGAAGAATTAAACAACTATATAGGAGAGACTACAGAAACAGAGTCTGCATTAATAGAAAAAACAGGTGTTCAAAAATTAAATGGAGCACAAGCCCTTTCATATTCTAGAATTAGAAAAGTAGGAAATGGTAGTTATGAAAGAACAGAAAGACAAAGAAAAGTTTTAACACAAATTGCAACAAAATTAAAAGATGTTAGTCCTTTAAGATATGTTAGTATAGCAAATAGTATAGCAAAACATGTAAATACTAATATAGATATACCTGAAGCTTTAGACTTAGCATACACTATTTATAAATTACCAGATCTTAAGATAGAACAACTTCAAATGCCTCAAACAGAACTTATAGTTAGAGATGGAGAATTTAAAAATTTAGGTTGGGTATTACTTATTGATAAAGAACAAAACTCAAAAGTTTTACATGATTTTATATTTGAAAATAAGCTTCCTGATTCAAAAGAATATGATTATTATGCAATAGAAAGCTTAAAATCAACTTATGATGCAGAACATGAAAGGTACACGTCATTATATGGAACTGTATCTGAAGAAAATAATGATAAAAATTTAGATGATGATTTACCTTTAATTAGAGAACCAAAACCAGAAACAAATACAAATACAAATACTGATTCAGGAAATAACACTGATAAAAATCCACCAGTAACAGAACAAGAAAAACCATCAGAAAAACCACCAACAACAGAAGGTAATAAACCACAAATAACTCCACCAACAACAGAGGGTAATAAACCACAAATAACTCCACCAACAACAGAAGAAAATCCATCAGTATCAGAAAATGAAAAACCATCATCAAGTGGAGTAGAAAATAGTAGAAATGCTGTAACAAAAGTAAATAGATAA
- the argS gene encoding arginine--tRNA ligase, whose product MDYKKKVAEVIKQHVDMDIETIEKLLEIPPKPEMGDYAFPCFQLAKAFRKAPNMIAEELSSKLDKEGFENITNLGPYINFFADKSIFTKNTIEKVLEEGDDYGSSNIGEGKTVCVEYSSPNIAKPFHVGHLFTTAIGNSLYKLFKKEGYTVEGINHLGDWGTQFGKLISAYKRWGNEEALEENAINELLRIYVKFHDEAEKNPELEDEGRAYFKALEDGDKEAEALWKRFRDLSLKEFARVYDIFNVKFDSYAGEAFYNDKMDVVVNELREKRLLVESNGAQVVMLDEYNMPPCIVLKADGASIYATRDLAAAMYRKKTYDFDKCVYVVGTPQALHFKQVFKVLELAGHEWAKDCVHVGFGLVKFADRKLSTRKGEIVLLDDLIRESVDKTLEVINEKNPNLENKEEVAKKIGVGALVFTYLKNSREKDIVFDWKEMLSFEGETGPYVQYSYARANSILQRAGELKGVADYSKLISKEEFELVKTLENFNKQIHLSVEKLEPSVVTRYVIDVAKAFNKFYNAHSVLNLEDETLKEARLKLVEASCQVIKNALALLGIEVVEKM is encoded by the coding sequence ATGGATTATAAAAAGAAAGTTGCAGAAGTGATAAAGCAACATGTTGATATGGATATTGAAACAATAGAAAAACTTTTAGAAATACCACCAAAACCTGAAATGGGAGATTATGCATTCCCATGTTTTCAATTGGCAAAGGCTTTTAGAAAAGCTCCTAATATGATAGCTGAAGAGCTAAGTTCTAAATTAGATAAAGAAGGGTTTGAAAATATAACAAATTTAGGACCATACATAAACTTTTTTGCAGATAAAAGTATATTTACAAAAAATACAATAGAAAAAGTATTAGAAGAAGGAGATGACTACGGTTCATCAAATATTGGAGAAGGAAAAACTGTTTGTGTTGAATATTCATCACCTAACATAGCAAAGCCTTTCCATGTAGGTCATCTATTTACTACAGCTATAGGTAATTCTTTATATAAACTATTTAAAAAAGAAGGATATACTGTAGAAGGTATTAATCATTTAGGAGACTGGGGCACACAATTTGGTAAGCTTATATCTGCTTATAAAAGATGGGGAAATGAAGAAGCGTTAGAAGAAAATGCAATAAACGAATTACTTAGAATATACGTTAAATTCCATGATGAAGCAGAAAAGAACCCAGAGTTAGAGGATGAAGGAAGAGCTTATTTTAAGGCTTTAGAAGATGGAGATAAAGAAGCAGAAGCTTTATGGAAGAGATTTAGAGATTTAAGCTTAAAAGAATTTGCTAGAGTTTACGATATATTTAATGTTAAATTTGATTCATATGCTGGAGAAGCATTCTATAATGATAAAATGGATGTTGTAGTTAATGAATTAAGAGAAAAGAGACTATTAGTTGAAAGTAACGGAGCTCAAGTTGTAATGCTTGATGAGTATAATATGCCTCCATGTATAGTTTTAAAAGCTGATGGTGCTTCAATATATGCAACTAGAGATTTAGCAGCAGCTATGTATAGGAAGAAAACATATGATTTTGATAAGTGTGTATATGTAGTTGGAACACCACAAGCGTTACATTTTAAGCAAGTATTTAAGGTTTTAGAGCTTGCAGGACATGAGTGGGCAAAGGATTGCGTTCATGTAGGATTTGGATTAGTTAAATTTGCAGATAGAAAACTTTCAACTAGAAAAGGTGAAATAGTTTTATTAGATGATTTAATAAGAGAGTCAGTAGATAAGACATTAGAAGTAATAAATGAAAAAAATCCTAATCTTGAAAATAAAGAAGAAGTAGCTAAGAAAATAGGTGTTGGAGCTTTAGTGTTTACTTATTTAAAAAATTCAAGAGAAAAGGATATAGTTTTTGACTGGAAAGAAATGCTTTCATTTGAAGGGGAAACAGGACCATATGTTCAATATTCATATGCAAGAGCTAACAGCATATTACAAAGAGCTGGAGAGCTTAAAGGGGTAGCAGATTATTCTAAGCTTATTTCAAAGGAAGAGTTTGAATTAGTTAAGACTTTAGAAAACTTCAATAAACAAATTCATTTATCAGTAGAAAAGTTAGAACCTTCAGTTGTTACTAGATATGTTATAGATGTTGCAAAGGCATTTAATAAATTCTATAATGCACATTCTGTATTAAATTTAGAAGATGAAACATTAAAAGAAGCTAGATTGAAGTTAGTAGAAGCTAGTTGTCAAGTAATAAAAAATGCATTAGCTCTATTAGGAATAGAAGTAGTGGAAAAGATGTAA
- the rocF gene encoding arginase, whose protein sequence is MNISIIEMPLFYGCDNPGVENGPKILRENNLLDIFKKSHTVCDMGEVSIKHIDPSCKYTANDKMKYLDEVVRSNVELANKVYESLKNNSLPIVIGGDHSLALGSVAGSSKYYGEDLAVVWVDAHGDINTSETTPSGNIHGMPLSGSMGLGDESLINLYTKGKKVKPENVFILGARDLDKGELELIKEHKLNVWDIKCIKEKGLDFVLNELLQIIKDKKIKNIHFSFDIDCLDPCYVPGTGTPVEDGLTFIDGKKLIEIILGTNLVASIDFVEFNPALDKNNKTLETCLELLKIISNSLKNN, encoded by the coding sequence ATGAATATTAGTATTATTGAAATGCCATTATTTTATGGATGTGATAATCCTGGAGTAGAAAATGGCCCTAAAATTTTAAGAGAGAACAACCTTCTAGATATTTTTAAAAAAAGCCACACTGTCTGTGATATGGGTGAAGTAAGCATTAAGCACATTGATCCTAGTTGTAAATACACAGCAAATGACAAAATGAAGTATTTAGATGAAGTTGTGAGATCAAATGTTGAATTAGCAAATAAAGTTTATGAATCATTAAAAAACAACTCATTACCTATTGTAATTGGTGGAGATCACTCTCTAGCACTTGGTAGTGTAGCTGGCAGTAGTAAATACTATGGTGAAGATTTAGCAGTAGTTTGGGTAGATGCACATGGTGATATCAATACCTCTGAGACAACACCTTCTGGTAACATTCACGGAATGCCGTTATCTGGATCAATGGGATTAGGTGATGAATCCCTAATAAATTTATATACTAAAGGTAAAAAAGTTAAACCCGAAAATGTTTTTATTTTAGGTGCAAGAGATTTAGACAAAGGTGAACTTGAACTTATAAAAGAACATAAACTTAATGTGTGGGATATTAAATGCATAAAAGAAAAAGGACTAGATTTTGTTTTAAATGAGCTTTTACAAATTATTAAGGATAAAAAAATTAAAAACATTCATTTTAGTTTTGACATAGATTGTCTAGATCCATGTTATGTTCCTGGTACTGGAACTCCTGTTGAAGATGGATTAACTTTTATTGACGGTAAAAAATTAATAGAAATTATACTTGGTACAAACCTTGTAGCTTCTATAGATTTTGTGGAATTTAATCCTGCTTTAGATAAAAATAATAAAACATTAGAAACTTGCTTAGAGCTTTTAAAAATAATTTCTAATTCATTAAAAAATAACTAA
- a CDS encoding biotin--[acetyl-CoA-carboxylase] ligase, which yields MKEKVLMLLKNSSDFLSGEKISNKLGITRASVWKHINVLKKEGYIIEGISNKGYRLISSYDILNPLEIKEKLQTKYIGKDIKYFETIDSTNIMAKKLANNDAIDGTLIISEVQSFGRGRLNRQWISPKGGIWASLILKPNLEPIQAPKITLIAAAALILTFKKYNLDVKVKWPNDILLKNKKISGILTEMNCDMDRINYIILGFGINVNLKEDTIPKDLRNKATSLLLSTGKTFSRIDLLCKFLKEFEKLYHELLNENHADTSISICKENSILIGKDIIISSLNLNEKVKCIDLTKDGSLLVQNSSGKIKKVFSGEISLFENYANT from the coding sequence TTGAAAGAAAAAGTTTTGATGCTTTTAAAAAACAGCTCTGATTTTCTCTCTGGTGAAAAAATAAGTAATAAACTTGGTATAACTAGAGCTTCTGTATGGAAACATATAAATGTGTTAAAAAAAGAAGGTTATATTATAGAAGGTATTTCAAATAAAGGATATAGACTTATATCCTCTTACGATATTTTAAATCCTTTAGAAATAAAAGAAAAACTTCAAACAAAATATATAGGAAAAGATATTAAATATTTTGAAACTATAGATTCAACAAACATTATGGCAAAAAAATTAGCTAATAACGATGCTATAGATGGTACTTTAATAATTAGCGAAGTTCAATCTTTTGGTAGAGGCCGTCTTAATAGACAATGGATTTCTCCTAAAGGCGGAATTTGGGCATCATTAATTTTAAAGCCTAATTTAGAGCCTATTCAAGCCCCTAAAATAACATTAATTGCAGCTGCTGCATTAATACTTACTTTTAAAAAATATAATTTAGATGTAAAGGTTAAATGGCCTAACGATATACTCTTAAAAAACAAAAAAATTAGTGGAATTTTAACTGAAATGAATTGTGATATGGATAGAATAAACTATATTATTTTAGGATTTGGAATAAATGTTAACTTAAAAGAAGATACTATACCTAAAGATCTTAGAAACAAAGCTACCTCTCTTCTACTTTCTACTGGAAAAACTTTTAGTAGAATTGATTTACTTTGTAAGTTCTTAAAAGAATTTGAAAAACTTTACCATGAATTATTAAATGAAAATCATGCAGATACTTCAATATCTATTTGCAAAGAAAATTCTATTCTTATAGGAAAAGATATTATAATTTCTTCATTAAATTTAAATGAAAAAGTTAAATGCATTGATTTAACTAAAGATGGTTCTCTTTTAGTTCAAAACTCTTCTGGAAAAATAAAAAAGGTTTTTTCTGGAGAAATATCTCTTTTTGAAAATTACGCTAATACTTAA
- a CDS encoding site-2 protease family protein has protein sequence MRNYLLNIILTVPAILVAFTVQGYSRALVADKLGDKTPRFQGRLTLNPAAHIDPIGFIMILLVHFGWTKPVDTNPNAYKRGYKDAIKVSIAAPLGNLIIGLIFTFIYAFWAALAKSLPTNFYLTGLSMLLYIAVINVNLFVFNLIPLPGLAGFDILRDLWPKTFYKVADTIYQYQILILMGVLLIGSKLISIPSSLIFNLFTKIAFSVVGIFL, from the coding sequence ATGAGAAATTATTTATTAAATATTATTTTAACTGTTCCAGCTATATTAGTAGCTTTTACAGTTCAAGGGTATTCTAGAGCTTTAGTAGCTGATAAGCTTGGAGATAAAACACCAAGATTTCAAGGAAGATTAACTTTAAATCCGGCAGCACATATAGATCCAATAGGATTTATTATGATTTTATTAGTTCATTTTGGATGGACTAAACCTGTTGATACAAATCCTAATGCATATAAAAGAGGATATAAGGATGCTATAAAGGTAAGTATAGCAGCACCACTTGGAAATTTAATTATAGGTTTAATTTTTACATTTATATATGCTTTTTGGGCAGCGTTAGCTAAGTCATTGCCGACCAATTTTTACCTAACTGGTTTATCAATGTTACTTTACATAGCTGTAATAAATGTGAATCTATTTGTTTTTAATTTAATACCTCTTCCAGGACTTGCAGGATTTGACATATTAAGAGATTTATGGCCTAAAACATTTTATAAAGTTGCAGATACAATTTATCAGTATCAAATTCTTATATTAATGGGTGTTTTATTAATTGGTAGTAAATTAATATCAATTCCTTCAAGTCTAATATTTAATTTATTTACAAAAATAGCATTTAGTGTTGTAGGAATATTTTTATAG
- a CDS encoding 3'-5' exonuclease, whose product MKLLIFDTETTSVKPGHICQLSYILIDASTKPQTTTGKNFFFTVDEMDEGAEAIHGFSLEKLYELSNGQEFLDFVTEFMPDFFNADFIIGHNVQFDIKFLKHELQQLWEAGVIDTTWEPKNTFCTMAYYKNICNILNPNGNIKNPKLSEVIDYLGITEAQIASKADELFEGSGNYHDARFDTAATYLTVIQGMKKRLIPSGYFSNLLKK is encoded by the coding sequence ATGAAATTACTAATTTTTGATACTGAAACTACTAGTGTTAAACCAGGACATATATGTCAATTAAGCTATATATTAATAGATGCTTCTACTAAACCTCAAACTACTACTGGTAAGAATTTTTTCTTTACAGTAGATGAAATGGACGAAGGTGCAGAAGCTATTCATGGATTCAGTTTAGAAAAACTTTATGAGCTTTCAAATGGCCAAGAATTTTTAGATTTTGTTACTGAATTTATGCCTGATTTCTTTAATGCAGATTTTATAATAGGTCATAATGTCCAATTTGATATAAAATTTTTAAAGCATGAATTGCAACAACTTTGGGAAGCTGGAGTAATAGATACTACTTGGGAACCTAAAAATACATTCTGTACTATGGCTTACTATAAAAATATATGTAATATATTAAATCCAAATGGAAATATTAAAAATCCAAAACTTTCTGAGGTAATAGATTATTTAGGTATTACAGAAGCTCAAATAGCTTCTAAAGCAGATGAATTATTTGAAGGTAGTGGAAATTATCATGATGCTAGATTTGATACTGCTGCTACTTATTTAACTGTAATTCAAGGTATGAAAAAAAGACTTATACCATCAGGATATTTCTCAAATTTATTAAAAAAATAA